A single region of the Magnetococcales bacterium genome encodes:
- a CDS encoding PAS domain-containing protein codes for MPPRARKETLSHQAVRRVTIITLLLVALIAVLALWVQHAAMNRAARQVLTTLERFHAEKMNLMDQEWQEQAIHLHNRIEMLNLFTSQAPPWELLRTALQQESISLFSGVIVTDGSRRVIFTHTNQSLDPPHAFDRSGEHGWFVSPATGILHRWVALSLWLGPFGQGELIVLVPIENGLLFRSTLPYTDLFLLHDNRVVASSLGSILVDPETLRDGTFWQGNQRLDQLSLPWEPNGKPDSPRLVIRHHASPLFSVADILLASATLFALISGLFWKTLGAWMIQITRRINTLGWVAQEFSKGFDLTPAIREALDTARDKDRDEVSAVADAMAMAQESITRELNERKTAQADLQRISTHNALLLEAAGEGIYGLDTAGLTTFINPAAARMIGWEPEAIIGRSLHDLVHHTCADHTPYPRAACRVFAAIRRGETQQVRDELFWRQDGTSFPVEYTSTPIIDQNTILGAVVVFRDISERIRAEQQARDYLTYQRILNGLHEISYRHIPLQEQLEQALTLILSIPWLAIQAKGAIFLDQPGKQTLRLTAHTGLDDSLLTLCREVPHGHCLCGRVAQSRTLLHADCVDHRHDITLPHMEPHGHYVAPIVSGERLLGILTLYLSPGQTHSPEEASLLMAMCHTLGSMIERKNLEESLQYQNSFLEEKVRERTAELHDHLTTLKNTQNQLIQSERLAALGGLVAGISHEIKTPVGTSFTAVTFLESEMVKFLAIYQQGQTRREDLDRFLENVSEATRLIKANLKRASDLILSFKQVAVDQTSQEKRRFDLQEYLEETVFTLRPKLKNTRHRVTVDCQPDLVLHSFPGAISQIVANFILNSLTHAFAPDAEGEITIQAGRTDDKTVFLRYRDNGRGMEAATLKQIYEPFFTTNRNQGGSGLGMHIVYNLVTQRLDGTIEAKSAPEQGTDFRIQFPA; via the coding sequence TTGCCACCACGGGCGAGGAAGGAAACCCTGTCCCATCAGGCGGTGCGACGGGTCACGATCATCACCTTGCTGCTGGTCGCCCTGATCGCCGTACTGGCCTTGTGGGTCCAACACGCCGCCATGAACCGGGCCGCCCGTCAGGTGCTGACCACCCTGGAACGTTTCCACGCGGAAAAAATGAACCTGATGGATCAGGAGTGGCAGGAACAGGCCATCCACCTGCACAACCGCATCGAAATGCTCAATCTGTTCACCTCCCAGGCCCCCCCGTGGGAGTTGCTGCGCACCGCCTTGCAGCAAGAGTCCATCTCCTTGTTTTCAGGGGTCATCGTCACCGACGGCAGCCGGCGGGTGATCTTCACCCACACCAACCAGTCCCTGGACCCGCCCCACGCCTTCGACCGCTCCGGCGAACACGGCTGGTTCGTCTCTCCGGCCACCGGCATCCTGCATCGCTGGGTGGCCTTGTCCCTGTGGCTCGGCCCCTTCGGACAAGGAGAACTGATCGTCTTGGTGCCCATCGAAAACGGTCTGCTCTTCCGCAGCACCCTGCCTTACACCGACTTGTTCCTGCTGCACGACAACCGGGTGGTGGCCAGTTCCCTGGGCAGCATCCTCGTCGATCCGGAAACCCTGCGGGACGGCACCTTCTGGCAGGGCAACCAGCGCCTCGACCAGCTTTCCCTGCCCTGGGAACCCAATGGCAAACCCGACTCCCCCCGACTGGTGATCCGCCATCACGCCTCGCCTCTGTTTTCGGTGGCGGATATCCTGCTGGCCAGCGCGACCCTGTTCGCCCTGATCTCCGGACTCTTCTGGAAAACCCTCGGAGCCTGGATGATCCAGATCACCCGACGCATCAATACGCTGGGTTGGGTGGCGCAGGAGTTTTCCAAAGGATTCGATCTCACCCCCGCCATCCGGGAAGCCCTGGACACCGCCCGGGACAAGGACCGGGACGAGGTGAGCGCCGTGGCCGACGCCATGGCCATGGCCCAGGAGTCCATCACCCGGGAACTCAACGAACGCAAAACCGCCCAGGCGGATCTGCAACGCATCAGCACCCACAACGCCCTCCTGCTGGAAGCCGCCGGGGAAGGGATCTACGGCCTGGACACCGCGGGACTCACCACCTTCATCAATCCCGCCGCCGCCCGCATGATCGGCTGGGAACCCGAAGCCATCATCGGACGTTCCCTGCACGATCTGGTGCATCACACCTGCGCCGACCACACCCCCTATCCCCGGGCCGCATGCCGGGTCTTCGCCGCGATCCGGCGGGGCGAAACCCAACAGGTCCGGGATGAACTCTTCTGGCGTCAGGATGGCACCTCGTTCCCGGTGGAATACACCTCCACCCCGATCATCGACCAGAACACCATTCTCGGAGCGGTGGTGGTGTTCCGGGACATCTCGGAACGGATCCGCGCCGAACAGCAGGCCCGGGACTATCTGACCTATCAACGGATTCTCAACGGTCTGCACGAAATCTCCTACCGTCACATTCCGCTGCAAGAGCAGCTCGAACAGGCCCTGACCCTGATTCTGTCGATACCCTGGCTGGCCATTCAGGCCAAAGGGGCGATCTTTCTCGATCAGCCGGGCAAACAGACCCTGCGCCTGACCGCCCACACCGGACTCGACGACTCCCTGCTGACCTTATGCCGCGAGGTGCCCCATGGTCATTGTCTATGCGGTCGGGTGGCCCAGAGCCGCACCCTGTTGCATGCCGACTGCGTGGACCACCGCCACGACATTACCCTGCCCCACATGGAACCCCATGGCCACTACGTGGCGCCCATCGTTTCCGGGGAAAGGCTTCTGGGAATCCTGACTTTGTACTTGAGTCCCGGTCAAACCCATTCCCCGGAAGAGGCAAGCCTGCTGATGGCCATGTGCCATACCCTGGGCAGCATGATCGAACGCAAAAACCTGGAAGAGTCCCTGCAATATCAGAACAGCTTCCTGGAAGAAAAAGTGCGGGAACGCACCGCGGAACTGCACGACCACCTCACCACCTTGAAAAACACCCAAAACCAGTTGATCCAGTCGGAACGCCTGGCCGCCCTGGGGGGACTGGTGGCCGGCATCTCCCACGAGATCAAAACCCCGGTGGGCACCAGTTTCACGGCGGTGACCTTCCTGGAAAGCGAAATGGTCAAATTTCTCGCCATCTATCAGCAGGGCCAGACCCGCCGCGAGGATCTCGACCGCTTCTTGGAAAATGTCAGCGAAGCCACCCGGCTGATCAAGGCCAACCTGAAACGGGCTTCGGACCTGATCCTGAGTTTCAAACAGGTGGCGGTAGACCAGACCAGTCAGGAAAAACGCCGCTTCGATCTTCAGGAGTACCTGGAAGAGACCGTCTTCACCCTGCGCCCCAAACTCAAAAACACCCGGCACCGGGTCACGGTGGATTGCCAGCCGGATCTGGTCTTGCACAGTTTTCCGGGGGCCATTTCCCAGATCGTGGCCAATTTCATCCTCAACTCCCTCACCCACGCCTTTGCCCCCGACGCGGAAGGAGAGATCACCATTCAGGCGGGCCGCACCGACGACAAAACCGTCTTTCTGCGCTACCGGGACAATGGCCGGGGCATGGAGGCTGCCACCCTCAAACAGATCTACGAGCCCTTCTTCACCACCAACCGCAATCAAGGCGGCAGTGGACTTGGCATGCATATCGTCTACAATCTGGTGACACAGCGACTCGATGGCACCATCGAAGCCAAAAGCGCGCCGGAACAAGGCACGGATTTCCGGATCCAATTCCCAGCCTGA